A portion of the Desulfurellaceae bacterium genome contains these proteins:
- a CDS encoding DUF4268 domain-containing protein: MTTMRPSLSVLKQVDLRTIWTDEADEFTPWLAKKENLKLLGDTIGLDELELEAQEKNVGPFRADILCKNTANDSWVLIENQLERTDHRHLGQLLTYAAGLNAVTIVWIAKHFTEEHRAAMDWLNHITGGDFNFFGLEVELWQIGDSPVAPKFNIACKPNDWSKSVAQGAKDVQSEALTESKQLQLEFWTAFREYVRERQTSITPTKPLPQHWMNIAIGKTGTKLAAIASLWDSVSESYDAHELRAELVLFDTHAKSYYAQLENEKAAIEQEIGEPLTWHNPPQKIVRRIYVRLTVDLNKRQMWPEQHEWLLLKLEALRRVFAPRVKRLAPESYEMEEADEPE; this comes from the coding sequence ATGACAACCATGAGACCTTCCCTTTCTGTACTGAAACAGGTTGACCTGCGTACCATCTGGACGGACGAAGCAGACGAGTTCACTCCATGGCTTGCCAAGAAAGAAAACCTCAAGCTCCTGGGAGATACGATCGGACTTGATGAACTGGAGCTAGAGGCTCAAGAAAAGAATGTTGGGCCTTTTCGAGCAGACATTCTTTGCAAAAATACGGCAAACGACAGCTGGGTGCTCATCGAAAACCAGCTTGAGCGAACCGACCATAGACACCTGGGCCAGCTGTTGACATATGCCGCCGGTTTAAATGCCGTCACAATTGTTTGGATCGCTAAGCACTTCACCGAAGAACATCGGGCGGCGATGGACTGGCTCAATCATATTACTGGAGGTGATTTCAATTTCTTTGGCCTTGAAGTGGAACTCTGGCAGATTGGTGATTCGCCGGTCGCTCCAAAGTTTAACATTGCCTGTAAACCAAACGACTGGAGCAAGAGTGTCGCCCAAGGCGCAAAAGATGTACAAAGTGAAGCCTTAACCGAATCAAAGCAATTGCAGTTAGAATTTTGGACAGCCTTTCGAGAATATGTCAGAGAACGGCAAACATCGATCACACCAACAAAACCTCTGCCTCAGCACTGGATGAATATTGCGATTGGCAAGACTGGAACAAAGCTGGCAGCAATCGCTTCTCTGTGGGATTCTGTGTCTGAAAGCTATGACGCTCATGAACTGCGAGCCGAACTGGTCCTATTCGACACACATGCAAAGAGTTATTACGCCCAGTTAGAAAATGAGAAAGCTGCGATTGAGCAAGAGATTGGAGAACCGCTCACATGGCACAATCCACCCCAGAAGATAGTGCGCCGCATTTATGTGCGATTGACCGTTGACCTGAACAAGAGGCAAATGTGGCCGGAGCAACATGAATGGCTCCTTCTAAAGTTAGAAGCACTTCGGAGAGTCTTCGCTCCTCGTGTGAAGCGACTGGCCCCAGAGTCTTATGAGATGGAAGAAGCTGACGAGCCAGAGTGA
- a CDS encoding type II toxin-antitoxin system RelE/ParE family toxin: MAYTVIMSETFRRWMRALRNRQAQARLAVRLDRVADGNFGDHRSVGQRVSELRINVAQGYRVYYTIRDKTLVILLCGGDKASQQQDIHRAQQMEREL, translated from the coding sequence ATGGCATACACGGTCATCATGAGCGAGACCTTCCGCCGCTGGATGAGGGCACTGCGGAACCGCCAGGCCCAGGCGCGGCTCGCCGTGCGCCTTGACCGGGTTGCAGATGGCAATTTCGGCGACCACCGCAGCGTGGGCCAGAGGGTCAGCGAGCTGCGGATCAACGTGGCCCAGGGCTATCGGGTCTATTACACAATCCGGGACAAGACCCTGGTGATCCTGCTGTGCGGCGGCGATAAAGCGAGCCAACAGCAGGATATCCACCGCGCCCAGCAGATGGAGCGCGAACTCTAA
- a CDS encoding tetratricopeptide repeat protein, producing MGQRWTCGSSSQPDPQVRLHHIVLLLAGCLLLSACSAWDGMWDLVIDRSLIEQQQAEIAQLKAETDQIKAETEALRQQARQAEKEREDCNTAFYTFEEARKAADEDAAVATYREGLTLCPTDDVAHNELGELYLRLGRRDEAILAFEEAVRLNANFVRAQRNLQDAQQLIQEDEL from the coding sequence ATGGGCCAGCGTTGGACATGTGGTTCATCCTCTCAGCCTGATCCACAGGTCAGGCTGCATCACATTGTTTTGCTCCTGGCCGGGTGTCTGCTGCTGTCGGCGTGCAGCGCCTGGGACGGCATGTGGGACCTCGTCATTGACCGCAGCCTGATTGAGCAGCAGCAGGCCGAGATCGCCCAACTCAAGGCCGAAACCGACCAGATCAAGGCCGAGACCGAGGCGTTGAGGCAGCAGGCCCGGCAGGCCGAAAAGGAACGCGAGGACTGCAACACCGCGTTCTACACGTTTGAGGAGGCCCGCAAGGCTGCGGACGAAGACGCGGCCGTCGCCACATACCGGGAGGGCCTGACCCTGTGTCCGACCGACGACGTGGCCCACAACGAACTCGGCGAACTCTACCTGCGCCTGGGCCGCCGGGACGAGGCCATCCTCGCCTTTGAAGAAGCCGTGCGGCTCAACGCCAACTTTGTGCGCGCCCAGCGCAACCTGCAAGACGCCCAGCAGCTCATCCAGGAAGACGAGTTGTAA
- a CDS encoding putative addiction module antidote protein: MSKETYTPWDSAEFLEDDEARIEYLKAALEENDPEFFVKAVGTVARAMGMTAVAHKSHLGRPSLYKALSGERDPRIGTVMKVLGALGVRLTVTSKAA, translated from the coding sequence ATGAGCAAAGAAACGTATACCCCGTGGGATAGTGCCGAGTTTCTTGAAGACGATGAAGCTCGTATCGAGTACCTGAAAGCCGCGCTCGAAGAAAACGACCCGGAATTTTTCGTCAAGGCAGTCGGCACCGTGGCGCGCGCCATGGGCATGACCGCCGTCGCCCACAAAAGCCACCTGGGCCGACCCAGCCTGTACAAAGCGCTGTCCGGCGAGCGCGACCCACGCATCGGCACAGTGATGAAGGTGCTTGGGGCGCTCGGTGTCCGTCTCACCGTTACCTCCAAAGCGGCGTGA